ACCGGCAGGTCCATCTTGTCGGCCGGCATTTCGAGCTTGGACAAGCCCACAAACAGGCCCAGATCCTTCTGATCAACCTGGGCCAGCATGAAGGCTTTCACGGGCTGGCTGGCGGCATCGAAGGCTTGCGGCAGTTCCATTTCCTGATCCATCAGCGGCCGGATGCCCTGGCTGTAGGCGGCCTCATAGGTCGGCGCCATGACGATCGCGGAAAGAAACAGGGCCAAAGAGATGATCACCGCATTGGGCGGGCTTTGCTGCAGGCCGAGCGCCGTCCGCAGGAGGGACAGCACGACCACGATCCGGATGAACGAGGTCGTCATGATGACGATCGACGGCGCCAGCGAAAGCACCGTCATCAGGCCAATCAGTTGCACCACGCGGGCACTCAGGGAACCGCCCTTGCCGAGATCGACATTCACCGACTGTGCCAGCGCACTGTACGGCATGATCATCATGGTGAAGCCGAGAATGAATACCACAAGAACGATGAAATTCATCGTTTTCGGCCCTAAGGGTTTGCGAACCTTGGGCTCGCTCTCAGTAGTACGCGCGTCAGAACAGGTCATCATTGGGGTCCAGAGGCGCTTTTGAGGAAACAGGAACGGGCTTCGCTGAAACAGAGCCGGGCGCATCGAGTTCGCGTCCTTCTCCCAGCAGAATCAGGCGTTCGGTTTTATCGAGCCGCACCAGCACCAGCCGGCGGGCGGGATCGAGTACGAGTGTTTCGATCACTTCCAGGCGTTTCGTACCGCGCTGCGCCTGCAGTTTCGCCATCAGCGCCGGCGCATAGCGGCGCAACACATAGGCCAGGCCGAGGATCAGCCCGATAACGATGGACAGGCCAAAAAAGGCCCGCAGGATTTCTACCAGACTCATCTCATCCTTCTGCGCCCGCGCCAGTTAACGCGCCGTTTACTTAAAGCCTTCGTTAACCAAAAGGTGGGCATAATTTGCCCCGTATCTGTGGCATAACCTTCATTAGATTGAGTCGCGGGATTTCGGAAAGGCCAGAGCATGACAACAAATATGGCTAATCAGGGCATCGGGTTTTTAAACGCGCTGCAATCGCGCATGAGCTGGCTGAACGACCGTCAGAAGGTCGTGGCGCAGAACGTCGCCAATGCCTCGACGCCCGGTTTCAAGCCGCGTGACCTGATGGGCCAGGACTTCGGCAAGCTGATGGCCGGGCAGGATGAGGCGGCCAATGGCCTCGGAATGACCATGACCAACGCCATGCACCTGCCCTCACCCGATGGCGGCGCCACCCGCGCCAGGGAGATCGTCTCGCTCGATTCGGAAACCACCATGGACGGTAACAGCGTCGTCCTCGAAGAACAGATGCTCAAAATGGCCGAAAGCCGGATGCAATTTCAGGCAGCGGTCTCCTTCTATGAAAAATCGATGTCCATGCTGCGCATGGCAGCCAAGGCGCCGGGTAAATAGGTGATTTATGATCAATAATGACAAGCCTCCTCAATCCAGCCAGACCATGGCGGTCGCCGCCAGCGCGCTCAAGGCGCAGCAGGCGCGGATGCGGGTCATCGCCGAAAATATAGCCAACTCCGATTCGACTGGCCGCACGCCGGGCGCCGATCCCTATCGCCGCCAGACTCCGGTCTTTACATCGGCGCCCGTCGATGGCGCCACCGGCGTCAAGCTGGCCAATGTGGTGCAGGACATGAGCGCCTTCCAGCAGGAATATGACCCGACGCATCCGGCGGCGGACGCCAGCGGTTACGTCAAGAAGCCCAACGTCAACCCGCTGATCGAAACCATGGACATGCGCGAGGCCCAGCGGTCTTACGAAGCCAATTTGAACGTCATCGAGACGGCGCGCGCCATGACCCAGAAAACACTCGATATTCTTGAAAAATAAGGCGTAAATCATGGACCCCTTATCCGCCGCCCGCGCCTATGGCGCCGCCGTCAAACAGGCGCAGAATGCCGTCAAGGACTCAAGTAATGAAGCCGGCGCCACCTCGGCGCCCGACTTCGGCAAGATGCTCCAGGGTGCGCTCGAACACACGATGAAGACGACCCAGGGCGCCGAAAACATGATGGTCCAGCAGTCGCAGGGCAAGGCGGAACTGATCGACGCCGTCACCGCCGTGTCGAGCGCTGAAACCAGCCTGCAAACCGTCATCGCCATCCGCGATCAGGTGATCAGCGCCTATCAGGAAATCATGCGAATGCCGATCTAAATCCGCCTATACCTCCGCACCTATGGCGGAGAGCGGGATCGCGCCACCTATGTGGCGGGGTGGTAGGGCATCTGGCTGTCTATGCAAATTGTTCGCACAAATGGCGGGCGGGCAGGCGTTCGGGAGGGGAATTAAAGTGTCACCGTTAAGAAGCTTTGGTGCCAAATCGGTCGGGTTACCTTCGGTCGCTGCAGGAAGCGTAGCGTTACCGAGTGGCACTATGCCTTTTATATTTCCGTTCCAGAGCCGTACGGTATTTAAGATTCTGAATACTACATATTTGGTGGTCTTGTTATGTCTGTTAAGCCTGCCGTTGTCAGGGTGCGATTATAATGCCCGAGATTACAGGCTTCGGATAACTGCAAACGTCGAGGTTAACGGTAAAGTCTACACGGGTTCGTCCGTGCAAACGTTCCATTGCCGCCCAAGTGGCGGATTTTGGGGAAATATGAACGCGGGAGGGTGTACGGCGAAAGGTGAAGCAGTCGTAGTCGATCTTCCTGGCAACAGACCCTTGTTCCTTTTGTTTAAAGGGCCTCACGGCGATGTTACGTCTGAAGCACATTCTTTGACGGTAGGGCGCAGAGAAGGGGCATGGGCGCTTTCGCTAGCGCAAATGCCAAAAATGGTCACGTTTGACAATTTAATGGACCCTAAATCCGTAAAGGCCGTTAATCCAGCCGCTCTGAAAGATACATTTGGGGCCGAAGTCCAGTTAAAATCCGTGGTAATTGAGAATGCGTTTTCTCTCGTGAGCCGCGGAAAATTAAAAAAATACATACCGTGGATTTATTCTTTGGGACGTTATGCTCTAAGCGGTGAAAACAATATTTCGGATAACAGGCTTTCGTCTGAATTATACACTATAGATTTTGTGAGGTAGAAAAATGTCCGTCACCTACGATCAAATTTTCTTCTCCATTTTGTCGATGGATGTTTACAACAGAATGGAGAACCAAAAATTACGACGATAGGAAATCAATTACACAATCCCCCTGAACTGAATACTCGCATATTTACCCAACTTATCCCCCTGCTATTTTCCCGGTGCATCTTATGCGGATGTCCCTCGATGACCGCACAGCACAGGAAAAACTGACCCCGGAAGAGCGGCGTGCGCTTTTGCGCGCCTTTGCCGACCGGATGCTGCTTAAGGTCACCGCCATGGATGATCCCGCAGATATGCCGGGCATCGAAAAGGCTGTACGGACAGCCGCCGTCATCGAACGCCTTTATAGCCGCTGTGACCGTGCCGAGCGCCAGAAACCGGAGCCTCGCAGGGTCGAAGCCGAACGCGCCACTCATGAGGAAGCGGCAATCAAGGCGCAGGTGTCCCTGGCCAGTACGCTGAGATGGAGCAATGAGCGCCGGCGCGATCTGGGCCAATGGTGGGAGGCGGCCCAGAACGTCACAAAGACGGTCACTCAGGAGGCTCAGCTTGCAACACCGGCGCCGCAAATGGCTATTGCGCCTGAACATATCATGCCGTCTGAGCCAAAAGTCACCTATGTCGATTACACCGATTGTATCGAGCAAGCGCGCGCCGAACTGGCCTTGAAAAAACGCTTAGCGACGCAATCGTCACAAGTTCCGCGCCCACCGTTTCGCGGCCCGCCTTAGATTACCTGTCCTGTAGCTTCCCGCCTGCGGAGTTTGGCGTCAGCGAAAGTATAGCTTTCGAAAGCCATGGGACCGCGAGCCAAAGGCGAAGGGGTGGTGGGGGGCTATAAGGCTGATCGTGCAGAAATTCGCTCTCTTCAGTCTTGAGGCAAATCAAGGCCCCACCACCACGCCGTGAAGAATGGCTCGGTCCCCCTCCCCATGAATGAGGAGGTACAGGACAGGCATAGTCAGCCCTTCTTCGCGGGCGTTGCCGGTTTGGCACCAGCAGGTCCGGGCGCAGCCGGACCACCGGCCGTGGTCTTGTTAAGTTGCTGTTGCAGGCCGTCGGCGCGCTGCATCCGCTTGGCCAGCTTTTCCGTGAGGTCTTTGGCGGCATCGGCCGACATGGCGCCGAGAATAGCCGCCAGCGCGCGATCCTTCATCTTGGACGCAATCGGCAGGCGGACATCGTCGCTCATGATGGTCATGGCGGCGGCCGCGTCCTTTGGCTTCATGGCCGAATAGACGGCAACCAGACGCGTTGTATCGTCATCCTGCACCTTGGTGGCCTGATCGAGCAATCCCTGTATCTGGGTTTTCAGATCGGCCAGTTGCGTGATGCGGGCATCGAGCTTGGAATCGGCGGCCTCGATCAACTGGACGCGCGAATTAAGCTGTTGCTCGCGCTGATCGAGCTGGACCCGGCGCTGGCCAAGGCTTTGCAGGATATTCAGTTCATTGGGCGATATGCCCGCCTGCTTGGCCAGATCGTTTACAGATGTGGCGCAGATCGGCGTCATGGGGGCCGTAGCGGCGGCGTCCTTGGCTTGCGACGCCGCGTCTGCCGCCTTGAGCGCGGGATCAACGCCGTAGCTCTGCGTCGGGTCGTCGGCACGATCGACCTCGCCCTTGCCGCTTGCTTTCGGCGCCACCGTCTTGGCCGCCGGCTTTTCCGCCTTTTTGCCGTCGGCGGCAAAGGCGGAGGCCGC
This sequence is a window from Asticcacaulis sp.. Protein-coding genes within it:
- the fliP gene encoding flagellar type III secretion system pore protein FliP (The bacterial flagellar biogenesis protein FliP forms a type III secretion system (T3SS)-type pore required for flagellar assembly.) translates to MNFIVLVVFILGFTMMIMPYSALAQSVNVDLGKGGSLSARVVQLIGLMTVLSLAPSIVIMTTSFIRIVVVLSLLRTALGLQQSPPNAVIISLALFLSAIVMAPTYEAAYSQGIRPLMDQEMELPQAFDAASQPVKAFMLAQVDQKDLGLFVGLSKLEMPADKMDLPVRVVTPAFMISELKKAFEIGFMLFVPFLVIDLVVASVLMSMGMMMLPPVVISLPFKLIFFVLVDGWHLVAGSLVQSFHPVAGSG
- the fliE gene encoding flagellar hook-basal body complex protein FliE, producing MDPLSAARAYGAAVKQAQNAVKDSSNEAGATSAPDFGKMLQGALEHTMKTTQGAENMMVQQSQGKAELIDAVTAVSSAETSLQTVIAIRDQVISAYQEIMRMPI
- a CDS encoding flagellar biosynthetic protein FliO, yielding MSLVEILRAFFGLSIVIGLILGLAYVLRRYAPALMAKLQAQRGTKRLEVIETLVLDPARRLVLVRLDKTERLILLGEGRELDAPGSVSAKPVPVSSKAPLDPNDDLF
- the flgB gene encoding flagellar basal body rod protein FlgB, producing the protein MTTNMANQGIGFLNALQSRMSWLNDRQKVVAQNVANASTPGFKPRDLMGQDFGKLMAGQDEAANGLGMTMTNAMHLPSPDGGATRAREIVSLDSETTMDGNSVVLEEQMLKMAESRMQFQAAVSFYEKSMSMLRMAAKAPGK
- the flgC gene encoding flagellar basal body rod protein FlgC, giving the protein MINNDKPPQSSQTMAVAASALKAQQARMRVIAENIANSDSTGRTPGADPYRRQTPVFTSAPVDGATGVKLANVVQDMSAFQQEYDPTHPAADASGYVKKPNVNPLIETMDMREAQRSYEANLNVIETARAMTQKTLDILEK